The following are encoded together in the Periplaneta americana isolate PAMFEO1 chromosome 5, P.americana_PAMFEO1_priV1, whole genome shotgun sequence genome:
- the LOC138699683 gene encoding lysozyme-like, with protein MERRTLTLLVVLAAMVALSTAKVYSRCGLAKALKAQGFPSSQLSNWVCLVESESSRNTAAKGGPNTDGSYDYGLFQINSRYWCGLNKAGGDCNLTCNSLLDNDISNDSACAKKIHSRQGFSAWYGWQNKCKGKKLPDVSKC; from the exons ATGGAAAGAAGAACTCTAACGCTCTTGGTGGTGCTGGCGGCGATGGTAGCGCTGTCCACTGCCAAAGTGTATAGCCGCTGCGGCCTGGCGAAGGCCCTCAAAGCGCAAGGTTTCCCGAGCAGCCAGCTTAGCAACT GGGTGTGCCTGGTGGAGAGTGAGAGTTCGCGCAACACGGCTGCGAAGGGTGGACCCAACACTGACGGCAGCTACGACTACGGCCTGTTCCAGATCAACAGCCGCTACTGGTGTGGTCTGAATAAAGCTGGTGGTGACTGCAACTTGACCTGTAACT CGCTGCTTGACAACGATATCAGTAACGACTCGGCCTGCGCCAAGAAAATCCACTCGCGGCAAGGCTTCAGCGCGTGGTACGGCTGGCAGAACAAATGCAAAGGCAAGAAACTGCCCGACGTATCCAAATGCTGA